GGGCGTGGGACGCCTCACAGTGAACGCCATTTTGAACGACGATTTTCCGATCGTGCAGGCAGCGGTTTTCTTTCTGGCCTTTATATTCATATTCATCAACCTGATCGTTGACGTTCTCTACGCCTGGCTTGATCCGCGCATCAAGTACAGCTGAGGGACAAGATGGCAACGCAACAGCTCCAGGCGGCCCATATCGCGGCGACCGAAGCCCCCTCCGAGGAGCCCCCCGTATGGCGGCAGGTCCTCCACAGCCTCTCGCGCAACCCGGTGGCCTTCGCGGGCGCGATCATCCTCATCTTCATGGTTGTTATCGCCCTGGTTCCCGACTGGTTCGCCCCCTACAACCCCTTCGACCAGGACCCCCAGCTGGGGCCGAAGCCACCCTTCTTCCTTGACCCGGCGACGGGACGCTTCCACGTCCTGGGGACGGACGCCATCGGCCGCGACCTTCTGAGCCGGATTATCCACGGCGCCAGGGTTTCCCTCACCGTCGGCCTCAGCACCGTCTTTGTCGCCGGAACCATTGGCGTGCTCGTCGGTCTCGTTTCGGGCTACAACGGCGGCTGGACCGACACCATCTGCATGCGGATTGTGGACATCTTCCTGGCCTTTCCGTTCATCCTCCTGGCCCTGACCCTGATCGCCATCCTCCGGCCCAGCCTCATGATCGTGATTCTCGTCATCTCGATCCGCACCTGGATCGTCTACGCGAGGGTCGTGCGCGGCGCGGTGCTCTCCATCAAGGAACAAGAGTTCGTCGTCGGGGCAATGGCAGCCGGTCTCGGGCCCCTGGGGGTGATGTTCAAATACATTCTGCCGAACGCCCTTCCCCCGGCGATCGTCATCGCTACCCTCTCGGTCGGGCGGATGATCCTCATCGAGGCCTCGCTGAGCTTCCTCGGGCTGGGGGTGCCGCCTCCCTCTCCGACATGGGGAGGCATCCTGGCCGACGGCCGTCAATACATCGACACGGCCTGGTGGATCTGCCTCTTCCCCGGCATGGCCATTATGCTGACCGTCCTTTCCGCCAACCTGCTCGGCGACTGGCTCCGGGACTTTCTTGACCCCCGGCTCAAGACGCTCGAGTAACCCGGAGAAGCCCATGGCAAACCGCTCGTTCGCATCCGTCAGCAACGCGCTGCACCTGGGAGAAAACTTCCACCATCTCGAGGATGCCCCCTGGTACGGGGATTCCGTCTATCCGTCATTCTCGGAGACCGAATACCGCCGCCGCCACGGTGCGCTGCGCGAGGCGATGCGGGCGCAGGGACTCGACTGCCTCATCGTCCCCGGCAGCATGAACAACGCCAGCATGGGCTACGGGATGGTCTGGCTCACCGGCCACCTCGATGCCCGCGCCCTCGCCCAGTATGTCGTCTTCCCCCTCGAGGGGGAGCCCACCCTGCTCTGTTCGATGGGGGGCGCCCACATCTGGGCCACGCGCAAGGCGGTTTGCGTCAAGAACGTGCGGGCCGCCTCGGGCAACTTCGGCAACGCCATGGCCGAGTGCATCCTTGGACTCGACCTCGCAAGGGGCCGCATCGGCCTGGCGAGCGCCAATTCCGAGGGCAGGGCGAACGAGTACCTTCCCGCGAACTACTACCTTGACCTCAGGAAACAGCTCCCGGAGGCCGAGCTTCTATTCATCCCCGAAATCCTCCACCCCCTCATGATGATCAAAAGCGAGGAGGAGCGGGCCTACGTCCGCAAGGCGGGTGCCCTGTGCGACCGCGCGATCGAGGCCATCGCCGGCCGCGCCGCTCCCGGCGTGGCCGAGTATCAACTGGCGGCCAGCGCCGCCTTCGCCATCCAGGACGGAGGCGGCTACGTCCACCTCAACATCATCGGCTCCACCGCGATGCAGGCGCCGGCCCTCCCCTTCGGCAACCCGCGCCCCTCGGGCCGCACCCTCCGGCAGGGGGATGTGGTCCTCAACGAGCTGGCGGCCGGCTACTTCGGCTACACCGCCCAGATCGGCGCCCCCATCTGTCTGGGGTCCCCGAGCGATGCCATGCGTCGCCTCCACGAGGAGGTTGCCATCCCCGTCTTCGAGCGGATCGAGGCCTGCCTCCATCCCGGCGGGACGGTGGAAGAGGTTCAGGAGGCGGGACAATTCATCCTGGAGAAGGGCTATACCTCCCGGCCCACCCTCATCCACGGAATCGACATCGTCACCTGCAGCCCCCTGGTGGAAGTGGCCCATATCCGGGCAAAAGAGGCGGATCGGATTTTCCGCCCCGGAATGGTTATAATGTCCGAACCGAATCCCATAACGCCGGACGGACGGCTCGGCAGCTTCATCGGCCGGACATACATCATCACCGAGAATGGCCATGAACGGGTGACGAACTGTCCCCTGGAGTTAATTTCGATCTGACCCACGGAAGATTCATGAAATCATACAGTCCCCCAAGGCGGCTCACCGCCGCGGCAGACCAAGAGGAGGAGACCAGATGAAACGCACTTTGGGTTTGGCGGCAGCCATCATTCTCATTGCCGCATCCTTCGTCCACGCGGCACCGAAGGACGCCACACTCACCATCGGATTCAAGTTCGAAACCCCGACGATGGATCCGCACACCGAGAGTTCGCAGGTATCGAACATGCGGAACCGCTGGGTCTTCCAGACCATCATGCACCGCACCCCCGAGGGAAAGCTCATCCCCCTTCTGGCGGAGAGCCACAAGTGGGTGGACGCCAAAACCCTTGAGATTACCCTCAAGCCGGGCCTCAAGTTCTCCAACGGCGAAGACGTGGACGCCAAGGCCGTCCAGTACAGCATGCGCCGGGTCTTCGACAAGAAGCTCAAGTCCCGCCAGACGCGGCGGATGCGCGTCATCAAGGGCGATAACGCCGTCCAGATCGTCAGCAAGTACGTGGTGCGCTTTAACCTCGCCTTCCCGGATGTCGGCTTCCTCAACCGGCTCGGGAACGTCGGGGTCATCGTCCCGCCGAAGTATTACAGCGAAAACCATCACCGCCTCGGCTATCTGGCCACTCACCCGATCGGGAGCGGCCCCTACGTCTTGAAGGAGTGGGTCCGCGACGATCACGCTATCTACGAGGCCAACCCGACCTTCTGGGATCCGCAGTACCCGAAAGTGAAGCGGGTGGTGGCCAAGATCATCCCCGACGCCACCGCCCGCGTCGCCGCCCTGATCAAGGGCGAGGTGGATGTGATCTTCACCGTTCCCCAGCCCATGTGGGGCCGGATCAACCAGAGCGGCAAGGCCCGCGTCATCTCCAAGCCGAGCATCCGCATCTTTCGGATCGGCATGTACCAAAAGTGGGGCGGCATCCTCGGTAACCAGAAGGTGCGCCAGGCCATCGCCCACGCCGTGGACCGCAAG
This sequence is a window from bacterium. Protein-coding genes within it:
- a CDS encoding ABC transporter substrate-binding protein, whose product is MKRTLGLAAAIILIAASFVHAAPKDATLTIGFKFETPTMDPHTESSQVSNMRNRWVFQTIMHRTPEGKLIPLLAESHKWVDAKTLEITLKPGLKFSNGEDVDAKAVQYSMRRVFDKKLKSRQTRRMRVIKGDNAVQIVSKYVVRFNLAFPDVGFLNRLGNVGVIVPPKYYSENHHRLGYLATHPIGSGPYVLKEWVRDDHAIYEANPTFWDPQYPKVKRVVAKIIPDATARVAALIKGEVDVIFTVPQPMWGRINQSGKARVISKPSIRIFRIGMYQKWGGILGNQKVRQAIAHAVDRKALRSVLAGSADEATTALHPWTEGYVSPEEFPYPYEYNPAKAKQLLAEAGYPKGIDIDLIANTGAYLKSKEVAEVLTGMLNKSGIRAKLVSLSNRGFRNAFRKNRNKPSKDFKPFLFFQSFGGGGGDSDLQLGALFGCKGAWSGWCDKDGYAQKMIKKASSSTDYKERHEIFAEISKRMTNVVAVIPLYRLHATFGLGNKVDWDPRVD
- a CDS encoding M24 family metallopeptidase is translated as MANRSFASVSNALHLGENFHHLEDAPWYGDSVYPSFSETEYRRRHGALREAMRAQGLDCLIVPGSMNNASMGYGMVWLTGHLDARALAQYVVFPLEGEPTLLCSMGGAHIWATRKAVCVKNVRAASGNFGNAMAECILGLDLARGRIGLASANSEGRANEYLPANYYLDLRKQLPEAELLFIPEILHPLMMIKSEEERAYVRKAGALCDRAIEAIAGRAAPGVAEYQLAASAAFAIQDGGGYVHLNIIGSTAMQAPALPFGNPRPSGRTLRQGDVVLNELAAGYFGYTAQIGAPICLGSPSDAMRRLHEEVAIPVFERIEACLHPGGTVEEVQEAGQFILEKGYTSRPTLIHGIDIVTCSPLVEVAHIRAKEADRIFRPGMVIMSEPNPITPDGRLGSFIGRTYIITENGHERVTNCPLELISI
- a CDS encoding ABC transporter permease encodes the protein MATQQLQAAHIAATEAPSEEPPVWRQVLHSLSRNPVAFAGAIILIFMVVIALVPDWFAPYNPFDQDPQLGPKPPFFLDPATGRFHVLGTDAIGRDLLSRIIHGARVSLTVGLSTVFVAGTIGVLVGLVSGYNGGWTDTICMRIVDIFLAFPFILLALTLIAILRPSLMIVILVISIRTWIVYARVVRGAVLSIKEQEFVVGAMAAGLGPLGVMFKYILPNALPPAIVIATLSVGRMILIEASLSFLGLGVPPPSPTWGGILADGRQYIDTAWWICLFPGMAIMLTVLSANLLGDWLRDFLDPRLKTLE